In one Rhea pennata isolate bPtePen1 chromosome 15, bPtePen1.pri, whole genome shotgun sequence genomic region, the following are encoded:
- the EEF2KMT gene encoding protein-lysine N-methyltransferase EEF2KMT isoform X1 — translation MAAAAEELALGFQRRFLAARPLRSLPWPELEQELKTSSDSSLLLDILHKTVLHPLCVKYPSSIKYRRSFLTELIKKHESTTAEPLDELYDTLADILNKEESTHCYKNYLLPTGESITLSENVAIISQGTTGLVTWDAAVHLAEWAIQNSTVFSNRTVLELGSGIGFTGIAISKICNPKAYIFSDYHHSVLKQLTENICLNGFVLEPETANHIEMQSQGPKLEVMHYQKPKLTVAELDWGSVTEKQLMDLQPDVIIAADVVYDPEITLALIGLLQKLSTFRADGKPPEVYIAFTVRNPDTYHQFKTELDKTGIGWQIIPAHRNSIFLYDLHSNVTILQLLI, via the exons atggcggCCGCCGCGGAGGAGCTGGCGCTCGGCTTCCAGCGCCGCTTCCtggcggcgcggccgctgcgCTCCCTGCCCTGGCCG GAGCTTGAACAAGAACTAAAGACTTCATCGGATTCCTCACTGCTGTTAGATATACTGCACAAG ACTGTTCTCCACCCCTTGTGTGTAAAATATCCCTCTTCCATCAAGTACCGAAGAAGCTTTTTAACTGAACTCATTAAAAAG CATGAATCCACAACAGCTGAACCCTTGGATGAATTGTATGATACACtagcagatattttaaataaagaagaatcTACACATTGTTACAAAAACTACTTACTG CCCACAGGAGAATCTATTACCCTTTCTGAGAATGTGGCAATCATCTCACAAGGAACCACAGGTCTTGTCACATGGGATGCTGCTGTTCATCTTGCTGAATGGGCAATACAGAATTCTACAGTTTTCAGTAACAG GACAGTCTTGGAATTAGGAAGTGGGATCGGCTTCACTGGAATTGCAATCTCTAAAATCTGTAACCCCAAGGCGTATATATTTAGTGATTACCATCACTCTGTTCTCAaacagctgacagaaaacatttgtttgaaTGGCTTTGTTTTGGAGCCTGAAACTGCTAATCATATCGAAATGCAGTCCCAAGGCCCAAAGCTTGAAGTGATGCATTACCAAAAACCAAAACTAACTGTTGCAGAACTTGACTGGGGCTCAGTTACAGAAAAACAACTGATGGATCTTCAACCTGATGTCATCATTGCAGCAG ATGTGGTATATGATCCAGAGATAACTTTAGCCCTTATTGGTTTGCTACAAAAACTTTCCACTTTCAGAGCAGATGGAAAACCTCCCGAGGTCTACATTGCTTTCACAGTTCGCAATCCCGACACATATCATCAGTTCAAGACTGAACTTG ATAAAACGGGGATTGGATGGCAGATTATTCCAGCTCACAGGAACAGTATTTTCCTCTACGATCTGCATTCAAATGTAACTATTCTACAACTATTGATATAG
- the EEF2KMT gene encoding protein-lysine N-methyltransferase EEF2KMT isoform X2 encodes MAAAAEELALGFQRRFLAARPLRSLPWPELEQELKTSSDSSLLLDILHKTVLHPLCVKYPSSIKYRRSFLTELIKKHESTTAEPLDELYDTLADILNKEESTHCYKNYLLPTGESITLSENVAIISQGTTGLVTWDAAVHLAEWAIQNSTVFSNRTVLELGSGIGFTGIAISKICNPKAYIFSDYHHSVLKQLTENICLNGFVLEPETANHIEMQSQGPKLEVMHYQKPKLTVAELDWGSVTEKQLMDLQPDVIIAAEQMENLPRSTLLSQFAIPTHIISSRLNLIKRGLDGRLFQLTGTVFSSTICIQM; translated from the exons atggcggCCGCCGCGGAGGAGCTGGCGCTCGGCTTCCAGCGCCGCTTCCtggcggcgcggccgctgcgCTCCCTGCCCTGGCCG GAGCTTGAACAAGAACTAAAGACTTCATCGGATTCCTCACTGCTGTTAGATATACTGCACAAG ACTGTTCTCCACCCCTTGTGTGTAAAATATCCCTCTTCCATCAAGTACCGAAGAAGCTTTTTAACTGAACTCATTAAAAAG CATGAATCCACAACAGCTGAACCCTTGGATGAATTGTATGATACACtagcagatattttaaataaagaagaatcTACACATTGTTACAAAAACTACTTACTG CCCACAGGAGAATCTATTACCCTTTCTGAGAATGTGGCAATCATCTCACAAGGAACCACAGGTCTTGTCACATGGGATGCTGCTGTTCATCTTGCTGAATGGGCAATACAGAATTCTACAGTTTTCAGTAACAG GACAGTCTTGGAATTAGGAAGTGGGATCGGCTTCACTGGAATTGCAATCTCTAAAATCTGTAACCCCAAGGCGTATATATTTAGTGATTACCATCACTCTGTTCTCAaacagctgacagaaaacatttgtttgaaTGGCTTTGTTTTGGAGCCTGAAACTGCTAATCATATCGAAATGCAGTCCCAAGGCCCAAAGCTTGAAGTGATGCATTACCAAAAACCAAAACTAACTGTTGCAGAACTTGACTGGGGCTCAGTTACAGAAAAACAACTGATGGATCTTCAACCTGATGTCATCATTGCAGCAG AGCAGATGGAAAACCTCCCGAGGTCTACATTGCTTTCACAGTTCGCAATCCCGACACATATCATCAGTTCAAGACTGAACTTG ATAAAACGGGGATTGGATGGCAGATTATTCCAGCTCACAGGAACAGTATTTTCCTCTACGATCTGCATTCAAATGTAA